The Longimicrobium sp. genomic interval TTGGAGGTGTCGCCGTCGTTGGTGAGCAGCAGGAGCCCCTCGCTGTCGCGGTCCAGCCGGCCCACGTGAAAGAGCGAGTGGTACTTCTCCGGCAGCAGGTCGTAGATGGTGCGGCGGCCGAAGTTGTCGTGGCGGCTCGTGACGTAGCCCTTGGGCTTGTGCAGCGCCAGCCACACCGTCTCCTCCAGCGCCACCGCCTCGCCGTCCACCGTCACGCGGTCCTGCCCCGGGCGCACCTTGGTGCCGGGAGTCGTAACCTGGTGGCCGTTCACGGACACGCGTCCCTGCGCGATCAGCTCTTCGCTGGCGCGGCGGCTGGCCACGCCGGAGCGGGCCAGGTAGGCCTGCAGGCGTACGGGCTCGCCGCTCTCCTGCGGGGGGCGCTCACCCCGGGGGGGCTTCGGCATCGGGACCTGCTCCAGGTTCTCGGCGGGCCAGCACCACCGGAAGCTCCTCCGGTCTCGGAAGGTCGTCCAGCGTGCGGAACCCGAAGTGTTGAAGGAAAAACGTCGTCGTACCGTACAGCAGGGGACGGCCCAGCCCTTCGCCGCGCCCCACCACGTCCACCAGACCGCGCTCCTGCAGCGTCTTGAGCACGCCGCCCGCGCCCACCCCGCGGATCTCCTCCACCTCGGCGCGCCCCACCGGCTGGCGGTACGCGATGATGGCGAGCGTCTCCAGCGCCGGGCCGCTCAGGCGGTGCGTGGCCGGCACCGAGTCGAAGCGCTCCAGCACCGGCGCGTACTCGGGGCGCGTGAGGAGCTGGAATCCGCCCCCCACCTCGAACACGGTGAAGGCGCGCTCCTGCCGGTCGTACTCCGCGCGCAGCTCGGCGACGGCGGCCTCCACGCGCTCCTCGTCCAGCTCCTCGTCCGCCCGCGCCAGCTCCGCCGCGCTCAGCGGAGACTCGCTGGCGAAGAGGAGCGCTTCCACGATGCGGCTCGCCCTCACGCTACCCTTCTCGCGGGCGGCCCCGGTAGATCCAGAGCGATGCAAAGGGCGCCGCCTGGCGCACGCGCACCATCGACCGCTTCGCCATCTCCAGGCACGCCAGCAGCGACGCCACCGCGTGGATGCGCGTCCCCCAAGGCATCACCAGCTGCGCGAACTCCACGCGGCGCGAGTGGTGGAGGGCGGCGGCGATCTCGTCCATCTTGTCCTCGATCTTCACCTCGCGGCCGCGCACGGTGTGCACCGGCTCGTCGGCGCCCAGGCGCTCGGCCATGCGCAGGGCGGCGCTCCACACCTCGTCCCACGACGTGTCCAGCGGCAGGTCGGCCAGCCGCGGCGCGGACCGCACCTCCACGAAGCCGCGGGCGAAGAGACGGCTGCGGTCGCGCTCGGCCTGCTCCAGGAGGCGCGCGGCCTCGCGGAAGTGCTCGTACTCCAGCAGGCGCCGCACCAGGTCGGCGCGGGGGTCCTCCCCCTCCTCGTCGTCCGCGCGGCGGGGAAAGAGCATCTGCGCCTTGATCCTCACCAGCGTCGCCGCCATCTCCAGGAACTCCCCGGCCCTCTCCAGCTCCCACCGCTCCAGCGTGCGGATGGCGTCCAGAAACTGCTGCGTGATCCGCGCGATGGGGATGTCGAAGATGTCGACGTCCTGGTTGCGGATCAGGTGCAGCAGCAGGTCCAGCGGCCCGGAGAAGCGCTCCAGGTCGATCTCGAACGGACCCCGGACCGCCGACTCCGCCGCGGCCGTCATGCCGCCAGCGACGCGAGGCCCCAGAAGACCCCCCCGATCCGATTGACCACCGGCCAGAGGAAGTCCAGCATCCCGGTGAGCAGCAGCCCCCACAGGATCAGGAACCCGTACTGATCGAGCTGGCGGTACGACTCGCGGGCACCTGTGGGAAGGTAGTGGTACAGCACCTTGGAGCCATCCAGCGGCGGGATGGGAAGGATGTTGAAGAAGATCAACCCCAGGTTCACCTGTATGCCGGCTTCGATGAAGCTGAGCACGGTCGCGGCAACGGTGCCGTCGGCTGGAAGGCCGCCCACGACGGCGAAGAACACGGCAAGCGCGACGGTGAAAAGGATCACCAGCACGAAGTTCATGAACACGCCGGCCAGCGACACCAGGATGTCGCCCGTGCGGTAGTTGCGCAGCTTGCGCACGTCCACCGGCACCGGCTTCGCCCACCCCAGCAGCGGGATCCCGCCCCCCAGCGTGGCGAGCGCGGGAAAGAGAAGGCTCCCGATGGGATCGATGTGCGAGCGCGGGTCCAGCGTGACGCGCCCCAGCCTCGCCGCCGTGTCGTCGCCCTGCCTGAGCGCGACCCAGGCGTGGCCGAACTCATGAAACGTGAAGGCGAGACAGAGAACCGGGAGGTAGAGCAGCAGGATGTTGAGCTTGTCGTCCATGCGCCCAAGCTAGCGGGGTGCCATACCCTTGTCAAAGTAGATGAAAGCGGGGCGCGGGTTGACACGCGGGGCGGTCGTGGGTATCTTTTCGGCTTCCGTTTTCCCGGGAATTTTTCCGCGAACACCATCGAGTGGCGCCTCGGCGCCGATCTGCTGGAGGCCAGCTTTGCCCAACGTCAAGTCCGCCGAGAAGAGGATGCGGACCAGCGCGCTCCGCAACGAGCGTAACCGCGCGTTCCGCTCCAAGCTTCGCACTGCCCTGAAGAAGGTCCGCGCCGCCGACACTGCCGACACCGGCAACGAAGCGTTCCGCGAGGCTGCCTCGCTGCTGGATCGTGCCGCCCACAGGCGGATCATCCACCCGAACAAGGCCGCCCGCGCGAAGTCGCGCATCCTGGCGCGCCTGAGCAAGCTGGCCGCCTAAGCCATCTTCTCCGTTCGCCGATGACGAAAGAGGCCCGCCGACGCGCTGTCGGCGGGCTTCTTCGTGTGGGCGAGGGCCCCCTCCCCCCGGCCCCCTCCCCCGCCTGCGGGGGCGCAGGGCGGGTGAGGGGGAGAACTGCCCTCCTAGCCGCACAGGTCCGGTAGGGGCGCGATTCATCGCGCCCACCCTCGCCCCGCCTCGAACGCCGCCCACCGCACTAATCCCGGTAGGGACAGACCTGCATGTCTGCCCGCCCTGTCCCCCACCTCGATCCTCGCCCCCGGCGCCGCAACCCTGTAGGGGCCGCCCCATGTGGCTGCCCGTGCCCTCCCCCGCGACGTCCCCCCGCACCCGGCGCCGACCGACGCAAAACGCCCCTCCCCCAGGTGGTTATTGGGGGAGGGGCCGCGAGTTCACGAGCGGGGGTGGGGGCCCGCCCCTACAGCTCCGACCCGCAGATCTCGCAGTACCAGGAATGCGGCTCGTTGATCGCGCCGCACTCCTTGCACAGCAGCGGCCCGCCGCTGCTCCCCGGCGCGGGCGAGTGGCCGGGGGCCGGCGTGCTGGAGGCCGGCGGCGGCGTGGCGGGGCGACCAGTGGCCGGTGAGCCGGAAATCGCGCGGTCCAGCTCCTCCAGGAACGCGAGATCGTCTTCCGCGAGGTCGCTCTTCGAGGCGGGCTCGGGAGTGGAGGAGCCCAGGGCGTTCAGGAACTCCAGCCCGTCGTCGCCGGTGGTGGCGGGGGTCCAGGACTCCTCGGTGC includes:
- the scpB gene encoding SMC-Scp complex subunit ScpB; the encoded protein is MRASRIVEALLFASESPLSAAELARADEELDEERVEAAVAELRAEYDRQERAFTVFEVGGGFQLLTRPEYAPVLERFDSVPATHRLSGPALETLAIIAYRQPVGRAEVEEIRGVGAGGVLKTLQERGLVDVVGRGEGLGRPLLYGTTTFFLQHFGFRTLDDLPRPEELPVVLARREPGAGPDAEAPPG
- a CDS encoding site-2 protease family protein — translated: MDDKLNILLLYLPVLCLAFTFHEFGHAWVALRQGDDTAARLGRVTLDPRSHIDPIGSLLFPALATLGGGIPLLGWAKPVPVDVRKLRNYRTGDILVSLAGVFMNFVLVILFTVALAVFFAVVGGLPADGTVAATVLSFIEAGIQVNLGLIFFNILPIPPLDGSKVLYHYLPTGARESYRQLDQYGFLILWGLLLTGMLDFLWPVVNRIGGVFWGLASLAA
- a CDS encoding segregation/condensation protein A; the encoded protein is MTAAAESAVRGPFEIDLERFSGPLDLLLHLIRNQDVDIFDIPIARITQQFLDAIRTLERWELERAGEFLEMAATLVRIKAQMLFPRRADDEEGEDPRADLVRRLLEYEHFREAARLLEQAERDRSRLFARGFVEVRSAPRLADLPLDTSWDEVWSAALRMAERLGADEPVHTVRGREVKIEDKMDEIAAALHHSRRVEFAQLVMPWGTRIHAVASLLACLEMAKRSMVRVRQAAPFASLWIYRGRPREG
- a CDS encoding pseudouridine synthase, yielding MPKPPRGERPPQESGEPVRLQAYLARSGVASRRASEELIAQGRVSVNGHQVTTPGTKVRPGQDRVTVDGEAVALEETVWLALHKPKGYVTSRHDNFGRRTIYDLLPEKYHSLFHVGRLDRDSEGLLLLTNDGDTSNRLLHPSFGTTKEYLVDVEGKLTNHEMERLLEGVELEEGLAKAEEVQRLHPVDVDVFRVRVVLREGKKREIRRMMEAIEHPVRRLTRRRFGPVELGELPSGKWRVIAPSELSALGKEGKRPARKRVRPEQTESEE
- the rpsT gene encoding 30S ribosomal protein S20 yields the protein MPNVKSAEKRMRTSALRNERNRAFRSKLRTALKKVRAADTADTGNEAFREAASLLDRAAHRRIIHPNKAARAKSRILARLSKLAA